The genomic window CCACCAGAGCATGACTCTGCACCTGCAGCAAGTTGACCTAGGCTATTGACTTGGAGGTGCAAATGTACATAAGTCGAGTTCAGAGTAAGTGATAAATACACAGTTTCCAGGGACACAGTCTGCCCTGGATTCACTCAGGACCTCAGCAATTTCATTGTTGCCTAGTAATTTTCTAAGGCAAGAGAATGCCCAGCATTAAATAACAAAGCTTGGCATGAATAAAGGAGATGCCTATTTCGGCAATATCAGACCAGTATTATCTGGCTACCCCTCTCAAATAACTTTCCATATGACTGTATGTATGCCCAGAAAAGCACCCCAGAAATATCCTTGGCATCTCGATAAGTCAGGGTAATTGACCCAACCAAAGAAAGCCACTTTCATCCCCAGAGGAAGCTGATAACACATCCTCTTCCTTTTGGAGAAGGAATTACCAGCTCCTTTGTATTGAATATTGAGGTGGAGACCTGCTGTTCACTCAATCAGCATGATTCATCTGTCAAGAAGTGCCTTTCACACTGGGACTTGCTTCAGTTTGAATCCATTCTTTTATAAGTTGTACTTTATAAGTTAACCCATAAACATAAATTATCATGAGGTGTTCTCTTTTTTAAGATTTATAGAAGTTACACTTATGGGGAAGAACATAACAATGGACGATAAATATAAGGCAGGCCATAAATATAAAATAGTAAATCCAGTTATGAATATTGGAGAGACTTTTTCTACAGAGTTGTTAAATATGGAAGTCCTACCCTAAGGAGTAGCTGCATCACATAGCATAGGTACATTTTAAGAGAAACTGGACAAACACATGAGAGTGAAAAGAATTGGAGTGTGTTGATgcagagaagaggaaagagtgtGGAGCATAAACACAGGCATAGACCAGTTGGAATGAATGGCCAGCTACTATGCTGTAAATTTTAGGCAATTTTATGCAAAATAACCAACCTGCAGTTCTGTGTGTTCGTGATGTATGCACCATGTGAGTTTATCTGTTTAGAAAGCTTCTGATATTGGAAAACTTAAAGGAGGCTGCACGCCAATGATTTTTATTGAGGGTTACAACTGTCCAGGGTGGGAGTAGGGTTGGGGGTGTTGTGTACTGTTAATGTCACTCAGACATATTCCAGAGCTCCAAGTTAATATTctgggcatgggttcaaatcccaccatggcatgTGGTAAAATTTGAACTCAATATAAAAAAGGAATAAAACGCTAGCCAAATGGCAACCTTGTAACCACAGCTATAAAAACCCATTTGCTTCACTagtgtcttttagggaaggaaatctgttgtcctcAATTTGtttggcctaaatgtgactccagatccacagcaatgtgtttgtctCTTAAcagccctttgggcaattagggatgggtaataaatgctggtttagccAGGGATGCCCTCAACCCATGAATGAACATTTTCTAAAAACTTGAATGTTTGCTTGTCTGGGATACCAGTATACATGGAGGCAAGGGGAGAGCTCTAAGATAGCTTCAGGACTTCCTGTAGGCCCGGAATCAATGTAAAGTGTATTGACAAGAGACCATTTATGGTTAAATCTGCCTGgtacatgatgtggaggtgccagtgttagactgcgGTGGACACAGGTAAAAAATCATAAAACAccaagttacagtccaacaggtttatttggaagtacaaactttaGGAGAGCAGCTCATTTGTCAGATAGctcgtggggcaggatcatatgtatcctataacctagtgttgtgtgatttttaactttacctgATATATGTCACTTGTTCACTGTTGAGTCACTTCACTCCACAGTATTCTTACGGCCTGACATCTTGTCTATAGCTACCTTGTACACTGTGCTGGATCTCACTGCTAATCTTCCTGGCTGTGTTGCACCACTCTCCTTTAAAAGATGCTCAGCatgacttagaatcatagagttttatacagcacagaaataaacccTCGGTCCAACTAATTTagttatcttaaattaatctaatcccatttgccagcatttggctcatatccctctaaacccttctgattcatatacgcatccagatgcctttcaaatgttgtaattgtaccagcctccaccacttcctctggcagctcattccatatacgcaccaccatctgtgtgaaaaagttgtcctttatgtctgttttaaatctttctcctctcaccctaaacctttgccccctagttttggactcccttaccttgggaaaaagaccttggcctaACCATGTCCCTTTGAACTTCACTGTCTAatatatggtaaatagacaaggtcttgtccctgggttgggggagtccagaacgagaggaggtaggtttagggggagacgtgaaagatttaaaaggcacctaagaagcaactttttcacgcagaagttgggtgtatggaatgaactgccagaggaagtggtggaggctggtacagttacaacatttaaaaagcatctggatgggtatatgaataagaatcgtttagagggatatgggccaaaagctggcaaatgggactagatttatttaggatatcttgtcagcatgggcAAACataccaaagggtatgtttctgtgctgtatatgtctatgactctacatgGGGAAGGAGGGCAGGTCAAAGGGTTCCCCATCTTCAACAAGTGATGAAGAGGCTTCTTGTCATTTGTTTGCTACTTTCACTGCCCCCTCTTCTTACTATCATTCAGATATCGACCACTTCTGTTTACATTCCTGCAGTGTTATGCTATTTATGTTCTGTTGCATCTACATCACATTTGCAGCAGCATTCATTTATGTAATAAGGAAAGCCACAGGCAATTCTTCCTCCCTTTCCCTTACTTATTCCCCACCTCAGTGCAAGCTTACAGCAGCAGGTGCCAACCAGAGCATGTGTCTCAAATATGGAATTATTAAATCTGATCCTCAAAGTTCCTGCAGGCAAGGTGGATACTGAATGGTGCAATGCCAAACAGGCTGCATCAATCTCACTGCTGCATCAAAGCAAAACTCCTCCTGTGATTTGAGAGGCAGCAGACTCCAGTATTAggactgaacaaaaaaaaactgaaaggtAAGTGCAGGTGGATGAAGCCTTTGCATCCCATTGATTGCTCTCATATAATTGATTGCAAATGCTTAAAACCAATTTTTACATGATTGTAAATGCTTGATTTATCATTGTCTTTTAATTATTGAACTCAAGCCTACGTCCTAGTAGTGTATCACCATCTGCTACTTCTGCTGGAAGCAATCAAATTGACAACACAAGGGTGTTGATGCACATAAATAACAGCGGTCAATTTTACATGTTCTCTTCAAGGGAAAAAACATTGGAGATGAACTATGGACAGACGTTTTAAGCCATGGATAAAACTCTTTTGTTCAATTATGGATTTCAGTATTGTGTGCTTCTTTGCTTTCTGGGACAGCAAAGAATGAAAAGATTTGAAGTTATAATGTTTGCCTTACAGAAGAAGTTTGAATCATCTTTTTCATAAGGGAATGTATTGAACCCTGTTTTACCATGGGAACGAGGCAGCAGATATTCATTCCTATTGATTTGAAGTACTCAAAGCAACCTCTTTATATTTAAATTACCCTTTTTTCTACCCTACCACTCCTGCTACCACcaccacccatcccccatccccgcATTCCCCAAGTTTGTAGCTAACCTGTTCACTAAAGCACATGCTGTTCTTTGTGTCCACTGTTGCTAAGGAGAAAATAATGAGACATACATTGGATGAAGTATTCTAGTCAACTGCATCTAATTAAAACAAGTCTTCCAATATTTGGACAAACATTTTGCAACCCAAATTCCCTCTGGCAGGAAACCCCAGGAAGTGGTGTGGGTGGTAATGATATCCAGCCCAATTTTATTTTCATGTCCACCCTTGCAACTGAAGTTAAATTGTGGCAATCTGTGTTTTTCTGTAAACAGAGCATTTGGGGCTAGAAAGGCGTTCATCCAAATTTTCTGATGATATACAGATCAAAAGCATTAAATACAATGGAGGTTGAAGTGTAATAGTGTAAGGAGTTGTTAAGAAATTAACTGAATGGAAAAGATTATTATTACCAATGGATTTTAACATCAGCAAATGAGAGACCATGATCTCGGAACTTAAAATAAAAatatgatattttgtaaatggtgAAAATCCAGCAAATAAGGACCACTCATAGATCATTAAAATGTCATGAACAAGTGCGGAAAATAAAAAATGCTAATGTAATGCTGGTGTTAATATGTTGAGGACCTAAGGCTTGTTTTCAATAATGAAAAGACAATGATGTAAGAGCCATGCTTCAGCTATAGAGAAATCCAGATTGTGGAGTACTGCCAACAGTTCTGAATAGCTCAAATTATGAAAGAAATATTGACCATGAACGAAGTGTAACATAGATTTATCAGAAAGCTACATGAGCTCCAAACATTAAATTCTGATTATTATAAACAAGATTGTACTCCCTACAATTTAAAAGGCTAAAGCATTATTCAACCAAAGTTTTCAGGGTAGTAAAGTAAAAAGATAGGGTTGGTGGAGATAAAGCTATTTCTGCTGGATGGGGAGTCTAGGATTAGGagaaagaaacagttaacatttcacgtCCGATATAATACTTCTTCAAAACAGACTCTGCTAAAGAAGAGCCACACTGGCCCAGGAATTCACTGCTGTCTGCCGTACCCTTCTCATGCTCCAAGTCATCCAAGTAGTGCGCCAGAGAAGTCCTGGATTTTAAAGCCCTCTGTTTCCACCAATCCCACAAAAATCTAAAACCACTTCATTAGCAGTTAAACCTGTATATCCGTAATTTCCCCAATCTCCAGTACCATTTCTAACCTATTCCCTTTTCCTAACAACTTATTGACCTCAAAATAGCTATCCCCCTCCCAAATATCACTAAAATACGTTTAAAGCTTTCACCCCCTTGCAGATTCTGTCTTGTAGTATTCCTTTAACACTCCACTCAGCTATTCACTATAGTCCTACAAAGAAGATTGCATCACTGGAACAGAAGGTTATAAAGAACATGGACAGGCTAACTGAGAAAGCAAAGCAAATGCAGTTAGTAGGTTTAGTTTAGGATTGTTATGTTCTTTCAtgtgatgtgggcatcactgaccagACCACCATCTAAGTAccctctaattgcccttgagaacagTTAAGGTCAACCATACTATTATGGATCTGGGGTCTCATGTCATCCAAACCAAGGaacatggcagatttccttctttaaAAACACCTTCTGCCCCAAATGGGTTTTTGCAACAATTGACAATAGTCACTGTTCATGTTTGATTTCAAATTTAATTAAATAAATTTAAGTTATCTCTACTGCTatagtgagatttgaacctaCATCTCTAGACTAGTAGCCAGGGTATTGAAATAacaagcttaaaaatgtgttgctggaaaagtgcagcaggtcaggcagcatcaaaggagaaggagaaccgacgtttcgggcataagcccttcttcagtcctcactttctgctattGAAATAACAAGTTCAGTGACATTGCCATGAGAACTTCAAAATGAAAAAGTGATTCATCAAATTGCACATATAAGAATGTTTATAAATAGATAACCTTGCATCCCGTTCACATCTACGTCAATCATTTGTGAGATGACATACTTCAGATGTCACATTCAAATATCACTCATGATGTGTAATATACTCACCACTTTGATTTGTTTGACTCATATATTTGTGCAATCATTGAAAATAAAATCACAGCAAGAGTGGTCAGCCTCATAAACTAGCAAAAACAGATAAAtaatggggcagcatggtggcttagtggtgagcactgctgcctcacagcaccagtgtcctaggttcaattccagcctcaggtgactatctgtatggagtttgcacattctcccagtgtctgggtgggtttcctccaggtgctccagtttcctcccacagtccaaatatgtgcaggtcaggtgaattggccatgctaaattgcccatagtgttaggtgcattagtcagaaggaaatgggactgggtgggttattcttcggagggtcggtgtggacttgttgggccaaagggcctgtttccacacagtagggaatcaaatctaatctaaacttccaTCTAAAAGTAGAGAAAAAAAGAGTGCACTACCATTCATAAACCCAATACTTCTTAATTTATAGGTTACAAGTTAAAGTAGTTTTTCCAGTTATAATATGGTCAATTAAATATCTTGGGTGGAATCTTATAGAAGCCTGAGCAACATGGGCAATGGCTGACCATAACATCCGGAGCATCTTGCTGCACTTGCTGAGTGGTGAGGTGAATTTCTTGCTAGGCAATGGTGAGTTGCCTTTTAATGGGCTGtaatgattgtaacgaggtcagctgGGTGGACCTTattgaatatgagttccctgaatcTTGTttaatcagggaaccctggctgactgTTAAGAACAGAAGTATCAGACATTCTGTtccctctgagagctggctctgaatgagctggatcagtgttaagGACTCTTCACATGTCATTAATGGGTGACCTGGTGACAAGATACCAGCCTCTGCAGAGTTATCTTAGGGGGATTATTACTTTTTAAATGCCTTTAACATCCCACCTTGCCTCActaatattcagcttcctatgTTACCAAACTTGTCGAGTAAGCGGGATGTtgagaattctcaacatggaGGTCACCGCAACTTCAGCTCACCACTGCTGCATGGAGCACCCATGTTGTATTGCTCCACACAGAAACTCAGGGCACAATTCACAGGCATCATTCACTCTCCCTCCTCATCTGCAGACATTGGTATCCAACATTTACCAACACCTCATGATCATCATGGCACCTCTCCAATCCACTTACAGGATGCTGAAGAACCACAAATGTGCTTTGCAGGTTGCAATGGCAACCAGCTTTGAAAAGCTGCAGCACGGACACTTTATGTGCAAGCACAAGTACTCAGCTGATGGATTGGAGCAGGCTGCACCCCAGGGCTACTTAATTGCTCTGTTAACACCTACCTGCATGATCACAGCATCCATCCCTTGGTTTGCCATACCTGTTAGCATTTTGGCCCTTCAGTCAGAGCCAAAGGCTGTCAGCATTGCTGTATTGACATGTTCTTTTGTGTAGTTACACAGAGAGGCTGCTTGACATTGCTCATCAGTAGGGACCTATCTGCAGGGGAGTGGCAGAGGCAACTTTATGTAAGGCACAATGAAATGTGAATAAAAAGCAGTAAGAAAACAGAAACTTTCTAAACCTGGCACTGTCCAAAGAAGCCCTCTTGTTGGTAAAATATTACCACACTCAGATCAATAGTGGGTCAAACACAGATAAAAGCTTTTGGGAAAAGTCAAGTTCTCAAATGGGTGCTCAGAGTTCTCATTGAATAAAGCTTGGGCTGGTTAATTTATACAATTTTATGAATCTACAAGTTATGCGTACATTTCACAAGAAACTGCCTTTGTTCCTGATCGCTGTGATCAGCAGATGTTCCAGCTCGATGGGCTTTGTCCTCCTTGATTTGATTTGTACCCAGGTATTAATCACTGTATTCACAAGCTCTTCCGCAAGTGCCTCCTTGCCCTTTGTCCTCCTTGATTCGATTTCTGTTACAAGTCTGATACTCATTTTGTGACTCACTAACATTATTATAGATAACTATGGAGTCTTCCTGAGGTATTACCATGTGTTAATTACATTGTTACAAGATCTTAAATATCAACTCTTTCCTCTCCACCTTCAAGCCCCAATCGGGGTCCACAGCAAGGCAAGTAGTTGTGACCAGTGTTGTGAATTCTCAGTAAGCTTTTAAAGTCAAAATCTCCCAATGTTGACAATGACCTATCAGTAACTTAATTTACAGAAACCACTCTGGGTATTTCCACAAAACTTGAAATAAATCTATTTTTGCACTATCCTTCAAAACCTCCAAGAAATAAACATAGAAGGTTTCCATAATCATGTTTGTAACAAAATAAATCAAACTTATCTTCACTTGTCTCTTGTGAGCTTGAAACATCATCTTAAAAATGTTTTCATGAAGCATCTTCTTTGAGAAGCCTGACCACTGAGTTTTGAAGCTCCCCAGAGCAATCAATCTATTTTCATAAAAGAAGTGCAAACATTTCACAAACTACACTTCTCAATATATCTCAGTGTGATTGTAAGAAAGATTACAATGAGATTAAAATTCCATGTATTCACAGATGTCACATATCTTCTGAAGCTGGTGAGCCTCCCAATATTTCTGAGTCAAGGAGGAGCTTTTACAGTTGACAGAAAGACCAGCCATTCACAGAACATGCTGGGACTTGCTACTTATTAATCTGTCATTCAGGTGCTTGGGCAGGAGCTAGTGGGATTTAGAAGGTAGATAGCATCTAGctatctgaggtaaccttctctgctctccactacacctctaattttggtgtcatcagcaaacctactaactatacctcctgtgttcacatccaaatcatttatataaatgatgaaaagtagtggactcagcaccaatccttgtggcacacctctggtcaccagtctccagtctgaaaaacaaccctctactaccaccctctgtcttctatctttgagccagttctgtatccaaatggctagttctccctgtattccatgagatctaaccttgttcaccagtctcccataggaaaccttgtcgaacgccttactgaagtccatatagatcacatgtacagctctgccctcatcaatcctctttgttacttcttcaaaaaactcaatcaagtttgtgagacataatgaGAGATGCACCAAAGGCTCAGTGGGGAAAGCCCACCATCTAAGGTCTCTCTGCCAAAAGCACAATGGGGGTCCATTCCCTGTGtgtcaaatgcatgtaaatagcACTTTGCATAATTAAGAAATGCCTTTGAGTTTGTTGTAACTATAAAGTCAAACCCCAATGTTTGTTTGTTATCAAGATGCAAAGAATATACAGAAATGAAGTGCTTTAGAGACTGTGTATGTACATTGAAaattttttatgaataaaatatatctTTGCAAAAAAAACTAAAACGAGTTATTTGGGTGACTATAACTGTACAGCTTTTTAAAAATCCTCTTCTTCTGTTGCAGGAGATCTAAGCAGAGTGTGAAGAAAAAAGTACCCCCTCCACGACCTCCACTACCCGCCCAATACAGCAGCAGGAAACTCGTGAAGAAACGCGTGAAGAAGCAGGAATCACATCGGGCAGCATCCCCGTCCAGTCGCCAAAACCTCCCACCCCGGCCACCGTCTCCCTCGCCGTCCCGACCTCTCTCGCCACGGAGGAGACCAACACGGCCTCTCGGTCCACCGCCACCTCGGCCAAACGCGGCTTCTCAAATATTGCGTTCGAAATCAATTCCACACCCTAATACAGCTCCGCCACCCTGTCCCATTCGGTCTGCACCCACACTGCGTACACTTACTCCTAGGCCTACACTTACACCTGGGCCTACATTTACACCTGGACCTACATTTACACCTGGACCTACATTTACACCTGGACCTACATTCACTCCTGGGCCTACATTTACTCCTAG from Chiloscyllium punctatum isolate Juve2018m chromosome 3, sChiPun1.3, whole genome shotgun sequence includes these protein-coding regions:
- the LOC140458933 gene encoding uncharacterized protein produces the protein MAVAGGAVMVVVSIICGIVFFCLRRRSKQSVKKKVPPPRPPLPAQYSSRKLVKKRVKKQESHRAASPSSRQNLPPRPPSPSPSRPLSPRRRPTRPLGPPPPRPNAASQILRSKSIPHPNTAPPPCPIRSAPTLRTLTPRPTLTPGPTFTPGPTFTPGPTFTPGPTFTPGPTFTPRPTFTPGPTFTPGPTFTPGPTFTPRPTLTPRPTLTPAPTLTPGPTFTPRPTFTPGPVMTSARELPHMNKSGAEEACSQGCNMGKADNMGKS